In the genome of Fusarium graminearum PH-1 chromosome 2, whole genome shotgun sequence, the window ACAAACACATTCTTCACAATGGGCATCCTCACTCTAATCGAAGACAGGCCTACGCCGCCTTCGGTCTACAACTGGAGAGTGTACGTGTTGGCAATTGTTGCTTCATGTGGCTCCAACATGATTGGGTATACCAGCGCCTTCATCGGAACCACCATCACCCTCGATTCATTCAGAAAAGAGTTTGGAATCGACCAGAAGAGCGCAGAGGAGCGGAACTTAATCAGCGAGAACATCGTCTCGCTCTTCATCGCCGGTGCCTTCTTCGGCGCACTTCTTACATATTTACTCAGCCATTGGATCGGCCGCAAGTGGTGTCTGTCTATCGCATCTGCTACCTTCACCCTTGGAGCTGGTCTTCAGTGTGGTGCAAACTCAAGTACCGGATTGGGCATCCTATATGCTGGCCGTGTTCTTTCTGGTCTCGGAACCGGTATCGCATCCAATATTATCCCGATTTATCTATCTGAGCTTGCACCTCCTGCAATTCGAGGACGACTTGTCGGTCTTTACGAGCTTGGTTGGCAAATTGGTGGCCTGGTGGGCTTTTGGATCAACGTGAGTCAACCGTTACCACTTCCCTTGATGAAACGACTAACAGGCAATTAGTACGGAGTTGAGAAACACATGCCTGAGAGCCATCAGCAATGGATCGTCCCCTTTGCTGTTCAGATCATCCCATCTGGTCTTTTGTTCCTCGGTACACTGTGGCTTCGAGAATCACCTCGTTGGTTGTTCCTCAAGGACCGTAGAACACAAGCCATGAAGAACCTCTGTTGGATTCGACAATTGACGCCGACTGACATCTATATCACCGAAGAGGTTGCAGCCATCGACCATGCTCACGAGGTTCAGAAACACACTGTCGGTCTTGGGCTGTGGAAGcctttccaagctcttgctcAGCGACCGAACATGATGTACCGACTCTTCCTCGGATGCATGTTGTTCTTTTGGCAGAATGGTTCTGGAATCAATGCCATCAACTATTACTCTCCCACTGTCTTCTCAGTACGTGTATCTCCTATTCTCTCAAGATCTACAACACTAACCTTGGGCAGAGCATTGGTGTTCAGCGTGATACAGTCAACGTAATGACGGGTGTCTTTGGCGTCGTCAAAGCCGTCATGACTTTCGTCTGGCTTTTGTTCCTGGTTGATCAGCTTGGTCGACGCAAGTTGCTTCTGATCGGTGGTATCACAGGCTCCATCTGCATGTGGGTTTTGGGCGCATACATCTACATCGTCGACCCTACCAAAAATCCACAAGACCATCTGACTGGCAGTGGTATCGCTGCTATTGTGTTCTTCTACCTCTGGACGGCTGTTTACACGCCCACCTGGAATGGTACACCGTGGGTCATCAACTCTGTAAGTTTGCTCTACGATGTTAATACCTGACTCGGCAACTAACATTATGCTAGGAATTCTTTGACCCCAGCTTCCGTTCACTTGCTCAAGCTTGCACAACCGCAAGCAACTGGTTGTTCAACTTCCTCGTCTCACGTTTCACTGAGCAGATGTTTGCGGCAATGGGCTACGGTGTGTACATGTTCTTTGCGACACTCTCATTCTTCGCGttcatctttgccttcttcttgattcCTGAGACTAGTGGTATTCCTCTGGAGCAAGTCCACCGTCTattcaagatcaagccaaTCTGGAAGGCGGAGGGCATTCTCAAGGAGCAGTTGAAACAGGAGGAACAGCAGTTCCGGCACGATGTCAAGGCCGATGTGAGCCAGACTGAGAATTTGGAGGATTCAGACAAGGTTTGAGCCATGAGCTCACGTATATATAAAAAGGACTGCTTCGAGCTGTGTTTATTACCTCGCCGCGCAGTTTCTCCAAGCATCGACATTATTAGTATAGAGAAAGAGGCAAAAAGCCTACAATGATTCAATGATAGCATCATGTGCATATAATAAGCCATATTTACCTAGATCGCTTCTCGTCCTGCTTCATTTACAACAAACAATATTACTATTTATCTAGTAATTGCTCTATCTCTGCAGCAGTTCAAGCTGCCGCATATGCAGCGCCAAAAGGCTCCAACTTGGTaccctcaacatcgacatatccaaacttggacttgtcTTCATTATTGGCCATAGCTTCACCCCACTTCTGCATCGACTCTTCGAACACTTTCTTGTGATCTTCGCGGCTCAAATCAAGTGGCTGTTTATCCTTTCCA includes:
- a CDS encoding quinate permease — its product is MGILTLIEDRPTPPSVYNWRVYVLAIVASCGSNMIGYTSAFIGTTITLDSFRKEFGIDQKSAEERNLISENIVSLFIAGAFFGALLTYLLSHWIGRKWCLSIASATFTLGAGLQCGANSSTGLGILYAGRVLSGLGTGIASNIIPIYLSELAPPAIRGRLVGLYELGWQIGGLVGFWINYGVEKHMPESHQQWIVPFAVQIIPSGLLFLGTLWLRESPRWLFLKDRRTQAMKNLCWIRQLTPTDIYITEEVAAIDHAHEVQKHTVGLGLWKPFQALAQRPNMMYRLFLGCMLFFWQNGSGINAINYYSPTVFSSIGVQRDTVNVMTGVFGVVKAVMTFVWLLFLVDQLGRRKLLLIGGITGSICMWVLGAYIYIVDPTKNPQDHLTGSGIAAIVFFYLWTAVYTPTWNGTPWVINSEFFDPSFRSLAQACTTASNWLFNFLVSRFTEQMFAAMGYGVYMFFATLSFFAFIFAFFLIPETSGIPLEQVHRLFKIKPIWKAEGILKEQLKQEEQQFRHDVKADVSQTENLEDSDKV